From the genome of Erinaceus europaeus chromosome 1, mEriEur2.1, whole genome shotgun sequence:
GAAGAAGTGTGAGGATATATACatgcagaacagagagaaacttttTCAATGACAAAGAACTAAAAGCCTTTCAGTCAACAAAATCACAAGGCAAGGAAGTAGGAAAAGGTGTTTATGGGCCTGGCTGGAAGAGCTGTCAAAGGAACAGGGAATCTTTCAGTTTCCTGTGGATGTAGCCCACTGtaaccctcctcccctccctaccCCTTCCTGTTTTAGGATGAGGGTTCCAGGTCACCTCCATTCTTCCTGGGAATCCTTGGCCGTGGAGTTGGGTGAGACCAAATTGGAAAAGAGGGGTTTTCTCGGCGCTGCGGTGGCCATGCTCTTGATTTTGTTCAGCTTTTCCCGATTCTGTTGGCATTTTCTAAGGCAgtttgtacacagatctttctccTCCACCAGATATAAGGTCTCTAATCTCCTAATGGAATCTATGAATGTTTCTGACTCTTCTGCCTTGGGAAAGGGGTTTCGTTTTATGTTGAGCTTTTTTAGCTTGGGAAGCCTGGAGATACTGTTGGGTATGCTGGTCAGCAGGTTGTCGTGAAGGCCCACCTCATGGAGCTCCTTCAGAGCACCTAGAGTGGTTGGCACACTGTCTAGATGGTTCAAACCTAGATTCACGGTACGAATATTCTTGAGTTGATTGAGCTCTACAGGCAGGCCGTTGGTGGTCAGCCTGTTGTTGCTAACATTGAGGTAGAGCAGGGTGGTCATCTGGCCAATGGACTCAGGGAGTTTGTCAATGTAGTTGCTGTGCAGGTCCAGCCAACGTAGGTTCTGGAACTTGGATATGGAGTCAGGGATCTTCCTGATCATATTTCGACTTAGGTCAAGTTCATCCACATCATTGAGTCGAAGAATACATTTAGGGAAGTTGGTAATTCCCATCTTGCTCAAGTCAAGACGTTTTCTCCCATCAAATGTGATTTTGATACAGTTTTTGGCCACATTGAGGGTGATCTTCTTACCCTTGGGGCCTTTCCCACCCTTGGCCATGTTCTTTTGGTAGGGAAGTGTGTTGTTCTGATTGGTGGGTGGTCAGTTTAAGGAGAGTTAGCACAGGAAACTGCTGGTCTAGATGTACTCTGATAAGAGGAGAAAAAAGTTAGGAACTGACATTTATGACTCCCCCCAAATTATGTCCTATTCTCTAATGGTTTataaacagagaggagaaagaaattagGACATAAGCAGAGGTAACCCAACCAAAGATCTCCAGCAAATTGACTATCTTTAGGCTTTGGTTGTTCTGATATGTGAAGTAGATATAGGGCAAACTTGAACTCCTATTGGCCATGCCACTCCCTGCTTTATGAATCTATCCACTGTCCTGAACTTTCACATATATGTACTTCACCAAGGGATACACGTGAGCGTGCGCATACTTCTGCtgcaagtatgtgtgtgtgtttgatattTGTCAATTCCCAGACCCTAACAAATTTTGTATTTCACAAACATTATCACATGAGTTACTAGGGTGGGACTTCTGAGTTTTGGGAAGCAATATAAGCCTGGATGCGGGAGTAAAGTGGGAGTTAAGATACTCCTGTGCATTTCAATTGTCTTAACCTTCTGGATCCTGAGGAGCTAGTGAAGAACCTTGACTATTCCAGCTGTAGTACAGCAGAAGCAGCATGTGAAAGTCCTTCACCAGCACTCAGGGATGGAAGGCCAGGGCAGAGTACACACCTTCAGAGTCTTTTTCACAATATATTTTCcgctctttgtctcttttccctttctcttgacTCTCTCCCTTCACATCTGTCACACCAAAATTCTACTGTAAATATCTCTGCttggataaaaaaaaactataatagtTATGACTGCAGGCATATAAAAAAGTATATAATCCATAGGCTGATGGAGAACTTTTGGTCCTCAGATACTTGATTTAGAAGTTCAGTCCTACCACAAACAGTTTTGTTGAATTTCCTGTGCCACAGTTTTCTCATTTGTTATAATAATCCCCTTGTATAATTCATTGGAAATATCGAATCTGTATGGCACTCAAGATAGTTCCCAGCCTACATTAAATGCTTGATAATGTTAGTTATTAAATAACACTATCAGAAACTTTGCCCATGTTGATTTTAGTTCTCAGTGATCTAAAGAGATCTTTGGGTATCCCCATTGTGAAGAGAAGAAAGTAGGGATCAGAAATGAAGAAGGTCTACCGCTAAGAAGGGGATGCCAACTGTCTTGTTTGGTTCTAGAACTTTATTTCTAGCACCTCTTTTCTATAACCTGGTGCCTATTGCTTTCTGATTTTCTATTTTGGATGAAGATTCCCACACCAGACCAGAGAATGCTTGCATTATTTCCATGTCCCCGCAGAGATGAACTGGCAGAGGTGATCTGTAGTTTCTGTACTTCATTATCTAGACCCTTTATAAACCATTTTATGTATGACATGAAGTGCCAACTCTTAGACTGCATGGACATCTCATCATGTTTTTCTCATTCACCCCACGATGTTTAGCATTAAGGAGAAGTGGGTAAGAACTGGtttttacataaaatttaaattttatgtaaaatTTACTATAAATTCCACTGATACCACCCCTAGAAGAACATCAGTGGATCCCACTCGAGCAAATCTTTATAAATCACAGCCTCTTAGGATGAGTAGAAGGAAGGCACCATAGCATCCAGTGACAGTATATTTATCTCTCAGCAACGCTGATGTTCTTTTAAGTTGGCTCGGTAAGCTCAACCTACTTTTTAGAAACAGCAAACCAGCTACGTCAGGttgttccattttgttgttgttgttgttcactgATTGGAAGAAACAGTAGTTCTGGCCACAGTTTATTTAACTACATGCTTCCCCTTCTATCCAAATGAATATAACTAATGATTGTAGAAGGAGAATGTGGATAAGCCCTCTGAGAATTTTGAAGATGTATAGAACCAGGCAGACTGGAGAAGTAAGATTGACATAGGTCTGGCAAGTAGGTACCTAAAACTCTAAGGGGTAGGAACCTACAGCCCTGACCAAACTGTGGACCCCAAAGAGAAGTGAGGAGGTTGCATTAAAAAGTTATCATATACGgaatcgggcagtggcacagtgggttaagtgcacgtggtgcaaagcgcaaggaccagggtaaggatcccccggctccccacctgcagtggagtcgcttcacaggctgtgaaacaggtctgcaggtgtctttctttctttccccgtctctgccttcccctcctctctccatttctctctgtcctatccaacaacaacaacatcaataaccacaacaatgttaaacaacaagggcaacaacaacaaaaaagggaaaataaataaatatttaaaaagttattatatatgtatatgtgataactatatatataagtatgctatatatattcagaagagggaggggaaactGTAATATAACAAATGTTTGAAAGAAAATTTCTAAAAATTACTGAAAGACATAAAAATTACATGTACAAGAAGTTCAGTGGACTCCAAATTAgtgaataaactaaaaaaaaaaaaatccacactcAGACACCTAATCTAATTGCTCAAAACTGtaactgaaaaataaattaagtcttATCTACAGAGGGACAACAATATAAATGACTACAGGCTTCTCATTAGTAATGATAAAGATCAAAAGTACTAGAAAacacctgatatatatatatattatcactggggctttgtgcctgtactacaatccactgctcctagtggccattttccccccattattgttgctgttgttggataggactgagagaagttgagagaggagggggagatagagagggaaagagaaagacagacacctgcagacctacttcaccaagcAATCCCTTgcgggtagggagccaggagttcaaactggggatccttgcactggtccctgtgctttgcactatgtgcgcttaacccggtgcactactgcctgacccctttaaagtttattttagagCACAAAATCCACAAGCTTAAATATCTATTCATGACAAAAATTCTCAGCAAGTGACAGAAAGACTCTTCCTTAATAGAGAGCATTGTATGAATATCTACTTTGTGACCAACTACTTTATCTCCTAAATTTGAGATAAGACAAGAAGGTAGACTCTCAATATTCCTATTAAGCATTATATTGGAAATTTTATGCAGTGCAGTAATGTAAGaaaattaagggagtcaggccgtagagcagcgggttaagtgcacgtggcgtgaagtgcaaggaccagcttaaggatcccagtttgagcacccggctccccacttgcaggggagtcctttcacaagtggtgaagcaggtctacaggtgtctttctctccccttctctgtcttccgctcctctctccatttctctctgtcctatccaataatgacgacaacaataataactacaacaataaaaaaacaagggaaacaaaagagaataaataaataaatatttaaaaaaaagaaaagaggtatATATAGATGGGAAAGAATGAAGCAAACTTGCTATTCATAGACTATATACATTCTAATTGACCATATAAAGCATCCACAGAATTCTAGAGAACATTCTTGGAACTAACTGGTGAGTTTAGTAGGTTGCAGGTTATGAAGTTAATGCAAAATAGACCAGATGAATTTCTGTATTCTAGCAATAAACAATTGGTAAATGAAATCTGAAAAAAGTGCTCAAAACTAACACACTTTGTACTTTACATAAGTTGAAAAATGTGCAAGAGTACTCTGATGTTAATTACAAAAGAATGGTGAAAGTAAGTAATTTCAATAAGTGGATAAACATAACATCTCCTCCAGTTGGAAGACTagatgtagtaaaaaaaaatgtaagttctCTCCAAATTAATCTAGTGATCAGCTCAAAACTGCTATTGAGATTATTtgtatatatgaataaataaacaggaaagaAAACTGGGAATTCAAAACAATTTTGAAAAGATAAAGTTTGAAGATTCATGCTTTctaatttcaaattttattttgtaattacaGTGTGGTATTGGTGACATACATAGATCAATGgaataaaattaataagaaagTAGAGTCCCTAAATAGATCCCTACAAATATGATTAATTTGGTCAACTGATTTTTGAAAGCTTAATAGGAAATTCAATGGAGGAAGAAACTGACAAATAATGTCGTAACAACTGGTTACCCAAATGTAGGGGGAAGCAAaccagttgcccaacaacagatgagtggctgagaaagctgtggtatatatacacaatggaatactatgcagctattaagaacaatgaacccaccttctctgacccatcctggatggaactagaaggaattctgttaagtgagctaagtcagaaagataaagacgagtaggggatggtcccactcataaaaagaagttgagaaagaagaacagaaagggaaacctaCACAGCTTTCAGAAGAAAACTTAGAAGAAACTCTCATGAGCTTAAGTTAGGCAAATGtacagtttttaaaagaaaatattgataaaTTGAACTGCTATggagttaaaatattttttctgtgaAAATAAAAGCTGCAGAAGGAAACATCTGTAAATCATATATCCAACAAAAGATCAGTATCCAGAACCTATAAAGAGTTCAAAACCAAGAGTAATaaagaggacaaagaaaaaatgaaaaattacccTGAAATGATAAAGCATTTCACCACAGAAGTAGTAAAGCTTGCAAATAATCCCACACAAAAAACGCAAAAATTATTAGTCACTAGCAAAATGAAAAATGATAATACATCCAGATATTATGACATGGCTATTAgaatatcaaaataaaatgaaatataaaagcaGTGTAAAGATTTTATGAGGATGCAAAACAACTGACTGCTAATAGGACTTTAAAATAGTGCAATcaaaggccaggcggtggcgtacctggttaagcactcacattaaagtgtgcaaggaccaaggttcaagtccctggtccctggtctgcagggggaaagtttcatgaatggtgaagcagagctgcaggtctctctctctctctctctccctctctctctctctctctctctcccctcccctctcaattattttctgtctccagtaataaacaaaa
Proteins encoded in this window:
- the LRRC18 gene encoding leucine-rich repeat-containing protein 18 produces the protein MAKGGKGPKGKKITLNVAKNCIKITFDGRKRLDLSKMGITNFPKCILRLNDVDELDLSRNMIRKIPDSISKFQNLRWLDLHSNYIDKLPESIGQMTTLLYLNVSNNRLTTNGLPVELNQLKNIRTVNLGLNHLDSVPTTLGALKELHEVGLHDNLLTSIPNSISRLPKLKKLNIKRNPFPKAEESETFIDSIRRLETLYLVEEKDLCTNCLRKCQQNREKLNKIKSMATAAPRKPLFSNLVSPNSTAKDSQEEWRVRFNSP